One window of Botrimarina mediterranea genomic DNA carries:
- a CDS encoding DUF1559 domain-containing protein: MNCVTLRSGLLRGEKPRVGFTLVELLVVIAIIGILVALLLPAVQAAREAARRNQCKNNLKQLALACLNYESTHKEMPSGGWGFQWTGDPDWGVGQKQPGSWIFSITPFIEETSTQQIGAGLGNFIGAETTPKKDALMRLIATPIASVLCPSRRAVKAYPVSEQNLMFNASRTPTGEYAKNDYAANGGATPHTPGPGPQCYTLYPNCGTNGAEVKPFPQNGVVGPRWGVRFSQITDGTSKTAMVVEKYLPVYLYETGTHGGDDNTVYHGFDTDNARSFGERPRQDSDLPPNMNPSNLDSIRGAYHKAAGSAHPGVVQAALCDGSVHTYGLDVEKYVWNNLGDRNNEESADPAAAWPD, translated from the coding sequence ATGAATTGCGTCACCTTGCGTTCAGGTCTCCTCCGCGGTGAGAAGCCCCGCGTCGGCTTCACGCTCGTCGAACTGCTGGTCGTGATCGCGATCATCGGCATTCTCGTGGCGCTATTGCTCCCCGCCGTGCAGGCGGCACGCGAAGCGGCGCGGCGGAATCAGTGCAAGAACAACTTGAAGCAACTGGCATTGGCATGCCTAAACTACGAGTCGACGCATAAAGAAATGCCTTCAGGTGGATGGGGATTCCAGTGGACAGGCGATCCCGACTGGGGCGTAGGGCAGAAGCAGCCGGGGAGTTGGATCTTCTCCATCACTCCTTTCATTGAGGAAACTTCAACTCAGCAGATCGGAGCCGGTTTGGGAAATTTCATTGGCGCCGAGACTACCCCCAAGAAAGACGCCCTAATGCGTCTGATCGCAACACCGATTGCTTCGGTTCTCTGCCCGTCCCGTCGCGCCGTGAAGGCGTACCCCGTGTCAGAACAGAACTTGATGTTCAATGCGTCTCGGACTCCCACTGGAGAGTATGCAAAGAACGACTATGCAGCCAATGGTGGCGCAACTCCGCACACACCTGGCCCGGGCCCGCAGTGCTACACCCTATATCCCAATTGCGGCACGAATGGTGCTGAGGTCAAGCCGTTTCCTCAAAACGGAGTCGTAGGGCCGCGGTGGGGCGTGAGATTTAGTCAGATCACGGACGGCACTTCAAAGACTGCCATGGTTGTTGAGAAGTACTTGCCCGTCTACCTCTACGAGACTGGTACGCATGGCGGAGATGACAACACCGTGTATCACGGATTCGACACCGACAACGCGCGGAGTTTCGGCGAGAGGCCAAGGCAAGATAGCGACCTGCCGCCCAACATGAATCCAAGCAACTTGGATAGTATACGGGGCGCCTACCACAAGGCAGCAGGGTCGGCTCACCCGGGAGTCGTCCAGGCCGCTCTCTGCGATGGCTCCGTCCACACCTACGGATTGGATGTAGAGAAGTATGTATGGAATAACCTCGGCGACCGCAACAACGAAGAGTCAGCCGATCCCGCAGCCGCATGGCCGGACTGA